TTTGTTCGTGTGTTCAAGGATCGCGGATTCAATATTTTATGGTTATCTACTCATTAGAGACATTTATACCAATATCAAGTCAAAAACAAAATAGAGCAATTGTCTTAATACTGATCTGTCGTACTCACCCTAATTTCACTACAGGGAAGTACTTATACAAAGCAAACCCCGTAAAGTTTAGCCCCTGCGAGACGAAACTTTACGGGGGGTCTTAACTGCGTTATACCAAAACACAAAATGGCTATGCCATTTTGTGTTTTGGTATAACTTAACGTGAGTTCGATATAGCCATAATGGCTATATCGAACTCACGTTAATCTAGTGTCGGGAGTAATAATTCGTTTGATTCCTGACATGAATATTCAGTGAGTAAAGATCCTTACTACCAACGTAATTTATCCCTCAATAAAAGTCTCAAGTTTTATATGGATTTTATATAATTATTAAGTAATGGTTTTTTATTAAAGCATAGATTTTTATCTACTGAATTAACAGGATAAATTATGGCATAAATCATCATTCAGCTACTTTTCAACACATATTCTCGCTCCAACATGACGATATACTGATAACCATCAAGGTATATCTACTTAAATAACATAACTAATAGAGTCAATTGCTAAAGCAATAGCCCAAGCCGTGACTTAAAATAACAAACGTTTAGGATGTGCTGCATATCCTAGATAACTAGCAAAAACTAGCACTACTTAACCAGAGCAACAGTTTACAGAGTAAAGAGGCGATCGCAAATCATGGTGATGATTGAAACCAAAGCCGAACGCATGGTCATAAATATGGGGCCTCACCACCCCTCCATGCACGGCGTTCTCAGACTTATTGTCACGCTAGACGGCGAAAATGTAGTTGATTGTGAGCCTGTTTTAGGCTACTTACATCGCTCCATGGAAAAAATCGCCGAAAATCGCACGATTATCCAATATTTGCCCTACGTGACCCGATGGGATTACCTCGCAACCATGTTCACTGAGGCAATCACCGTCAATGCACCCGAAAAACTAGCTAATGTACCAGTGCCGCGTCGCGCCAGTTACATCCGCATGATTATGCTAGAACTTAGCCGCATCGCCTCTCACCTACTGTGGCTTGGCACATTCGTCGCAGACATCGGCGCACAAACTCCATTTTTCTACGTCTTCCGAGAACGGGAAATGATCTATGACCTGTTCGAGGCAGCAACAGGGATGCGGATGATGCACAACTATTTCCGCATCGGGGGAGTTGCCGCCGACCTACCCTATGGCTGGATCGAGAAATGTGAAGACTTTTGCAACTATTTCACTCCCGTCATTGACGAATACGAAAAATTAATCACCAATAACCCCATCTTCCGTAAACGGATTGAAGGACTTGGCACAATTACCCGCGATGAGGCAATTAACTGGGGTTTATCAGGTCCAATGTTGCGTGGTTCAGGAGTAAAACTCGATCTACGTAAAGTCGATCACTATGAACTTTACGACGAACTTGACTGGGATGTACAGTGGGACAACGGCGGCGACTGCTTAGCCCGTTACTTGGTGCGCGTCCGTGAAATGCGCGAATCCACCAAAATGATCCTGCAAGCCCTCAAGCAAATTCCTGGTGGCTCCTACGAAAACCTTGAAGCGCAAAGAGTCTTGGCAGGGCCAAAGAGTGAATGGAACTCGATGGACTATCAGTTTATTAGCAAAAAACCATCACCCACATTCAAAGTTGCTTCAGGCGAACATTATGTCCGTGTCGAAGCACCAAAGGGTGAACTGGGTGTCTATATCATTGGTGAAGATAGTGTCTTCCCTTGGCGTTTTAAGATTCGTCCACCAGGATTTATTAATTTACAGATCTTGCCAGATCTAGTACGCGGCATGAAGCTCGCTGACATCATGGCAATTTTAGGAAGTGTGGACATTATTATGGGTGAGGTCGATCGCTAATGTACGGTGGAATTGATTTACAAAGATCTTTAATTGAAATCCTGACAGGGCTGGGCTTACCCGCCGATGTTGCCAAAGTAATTTGGATGTTACTGCCCATGGCAGTAATGGTTTTAGGCGTAACCGTGGGCGCACTGGTCTGCACATGGTTAGAGCGGAAAATTTCTGCTGCGGCTCAACAACGGATTGGACCTGAATATGCGGGACCTTTTGGACTGTTGATCCCGATCGCTGACGTAGCCAAGCTAGTCATTAAGCAAGGCACGATCCCAGCTAAAGCCGATCCATTGCTCTACACGATTGGACCTGCGTTGGTATTTACCTCTGTCTTCCTGTGCTATCTAGTTATCCCCTTCGGTCAAAACCTGATCATTTCTGATATTGGTACGGGCGTATTTTTCATCATTGCTATTTCCAGCATTGCTCCCATCGGCTTACTGATGGCAGGTTACTCTTCCAATAATAAATACTCGCTCTTAGGTGGTTTACGTGCAGCTGCACAGTCAATTAGCTACGAAATTCCTCTAGCTTTGGCAGTGCTTGCTGTAGCGCTGATGACCAATGGACTTAGCACCATTGATATTGTCAATCAGCAAGCTGAATATGGGATTCTTTCTTGGAATATTTGGCGGCAACCGATTGGTTTTGTAATTTTTATCATTGCGGCTCTTGCCGAATGTGAACGCTTGCCCTTTGACTTGCCAGAAGCAGAAGAAGAACTTGTTGCTGGTTATCAAACTGAATATTCAGGGATTAGGTTTGCCTTTTTCTACGGTGGTTCCTACGCTAACCTTTTGCTAGCTGGTCTACTAGCCTCCATTTTGTACCTCGGCGGATGGGAGTTACCATTCCCCATCGACAAAGTTAGCGAAGCTCTAGGTATTGAAGCAAATACAGCTTGGTGGCAAGTTATTGCTGCTTTCATTGGACTAACGGCAACCCTAGTCAAAACCTATGCCTTTATTTTCTTCGCCATCCTCTTGCGTTGGACAGTTCCCCGCGTTCGGATCGACCAACTGCTCGATTTAGGCTGGAAATTTTTACTGCCAATCGGACTTGCTAATCTGTTGATTACCGCCGCTTTGAAGTTGGCTTTCCCCTTTGCTTTTGGTGGATAGCAATTAGCGCTTAGCTATTAGCTGTTAGCGCTTAGCTTTCGCTACCAGTTGACTTTATAGATTTAGGTTTTTGAATGCTCTAAGCCTAATCCCGAAAGCTAAAAGCCAATAGCTAACAGCTAATTGCTAAAAGCTAATATCCCTAATTCAAAATTTTCT
This genomic stretch from Pseudanabaena galeata CCNP1313 harbors:
- the nuoH gene encoding NADH-quinone oxidoreductase subunit NuoH, whose protein sequence is MYGGIDLQRSLIEILTGLGLPADVAKVIWMLLPMAVMVLGVTVGALVCTWLERKISAAAQQRIGPEYAGPFGLLIPIADVAKLVIKQGTIPAKADPLLYTIGPALVFTSVFLCYLVIPFGQNLIISDIGTGVFFIIAISSIAPIGLLMAGYSSNNKYSLLGGLRAAAQSISYEIPLALAVLAVALMTNGLSTIDIVNQQAEYGILSWNIWRQPIGFVIFIIAALAECERLPFDLPEAEEELVAGYQTEYSGIRFAFFYGGSYANLLLAGLLASILYLGGWELPFPIDKVSEALGIEANTAWWQVIAAFIGLTATLVKTYAFIFFAILLRWTVPRVRIDQLLDLGWKFLLPIGLANLLITAALKLAFPFAFGG
- a CDS encoding NAD(P)H-quinone oxidoreductase subunit H, with amino-acid sequence MVMIETKAERMVINMGPHHPSMHGVLRLIVTLDGENVVDCEPVLGYLHRSMEKIAENRTIIQYLPYVTRWDYLATMFTEAITVNAPEKLANVPVPRRASYIRMIMLELSRIASHLLWLGTFVADIGAQTPFFYVFREREMIYDLFEAATGMRMMHNYFRIGGVAADLPYGWIEKCEDFCNYFTPVIDEYEKLITNNPIFRKRIEGLGTITRDEAINWGLSGPMLRGSGVKLDLRKVDHYELYDELDWDVQWDNGGDCLARYLVRVREMRESTKMILQALKQIPGGSYENLEAQRVLAGPKSEWNSMDYQFISKKPSPTFKVASGEHYVRVEAPKGELGVYIIGEDSVFPWRFKIRPPGFINLQILPDLVRGMKLADIMAILGSVDIIMGEVDR